One genomic segment of Helicobacter pylori NQ4053 includes these proteins:
- a CDS encoding HobA family DNA replication regulator, translating into MKNFYDWIKEFVRNQGEFIAQQSGWLELERSSYAKLIAQTISHVLNGGSLLVSADSSRRWFLNYILSNLNPKDLKERPLLSVIDFNASSFYPKNDANLSLATIELTYQNPMFWHVGKIENEGLKTILLSKIPSFLWLFEELKEDCLLLKEHDSLLDYKLLQLFKLFENALFSALYNKVTL; encoded by the coding sequence ATGAAAAATTTCTACGACTGGATCAAAGAATTTGTACGCAATCAAGGGGAGTTTATCGCTCAGCAAAGCGGGTGGCTGGAATTAGAGCGATCAAGCTATGCAAAGCTCATCGCGCAAACCATTTCGCATGTGCTTAATGGCGGATCGCTGTTGGTGAGTGCGGATTCTTCTAGACGCTGGTTTTTAAACTACATTCTTTCTAATCTCAACCCTAAAGATTTAAAAGAGCGCCCCTTATTGTCCGTCATTGATTTTAACGCTTCTTCTTTCTACCCCAAAAACGATGCGAATCTCTCTCTAGCCACCATAGAGCTGACTTATCAAAACCCCATGTTTTGGCATGTTGGGAAAATTGAAAATGAAGGTTTGAAAACGATACTACTGAGCAAAATCCCTAGTTTTTTATGGCTTTTTGAAGAGCTTAAAGAAGATTGTTTGCTTTTAAAAGAGCATGACAGCTTGCTGGATTATAAATTATTGCAGCTATTCAAACTCTTTGAAAACGCGCTTTTTAGCGCACTATACAATAAGGTTACTTTGTGA